A single region of the Constrictibacter sp. MBR-5 genome encodes:
- a CDS encoding cytochrome c has product MAGVKGIFAGVAAVALISIGFAASAQDGAQSVKDRQALMKGIAANNKAIAAIVKGEGSETLDDLKRRAGEINAAAAKVPAAFTAGLHVENAPAGVETTALPAIWTERAKFDEASKALEEASAKLAASADMDAAKAGFGAVGKSCGGCHNTFRQKKS; this is encoded by the coding sequence ATGGCAGGCGTCAAAGGGATTTTCGCGGGCGTGGCCGCGGTCGCGCTGATCTCCATCGGATTTGCGGCTTCGGCCCAGGACGGCGCCCAGTCGGTGAAGGATCGCCAGGCCCTGATGAAGGGGATCGCGGCGAACAACAAGGCGATCGCGGCGATCGTCAAGGGCGAGGGCAGCGAGACGCTGGACGACCTCAAGCGCCGGGCGGGCGAGATCAACGCCGCAGCCGCGAAGGTCCCCGCCGCCTTCACCGCCGGGCTACATGTCGAGAACGCGCCCGCCGGCGTCGAGACGACCGCCCTGCCCGCGATCTGGACGGAGCGCGCCAAGTTCGACGAGGCGTCGAAGGCGCTCGAGGAAGCCAGCGCGAAGCTTGCGGCGTCAGCTGACATGGACGCGGCGAAGGCCGGCTTCGGCGCCGTCGGCAAGAGCTGCGGCGGCTGCCACAACACGTTCCGGCAGAAGAAGAGCTGA
- a CDS encoding cytochrome c, whose protein sequence is MRATGFRDLIAAAAVAALAATSPPAAAAESADGAALFDAAGCANCHTDTKGGGKPLAGGVALDTPFGTFRTPNITPDREHGIGAWSDADFIRAMREGVAPDGSHYYPAFPYTSYTRMTDADMLAIKRHIFAMEPAATPSKPHNLGFPFNQRWLMWGWNLLHFEPGPYIPDPDRSEAWNRGAYLVTAVAHCGECHTPRGALGNLDMSRWLGGNVDGPDGERVPNITPDRETGIGTWSASDIAFLLDAGMMPDGDVVGGSMYPVIEDGTDSLTGPDRDAIAEYLLSLPPVSNPNARATKAE, encoded by the coding sequence GTGCGAGCGACCGGTTTCCGTGACCTGATCGCGGCAGCGGCGGTCGCCGCCCTTGCCGCGACGTCGCCGCCCGCGGCTGCCGCCGAATCCGCCGACGGTGCCGCCCTGTTCGATGCCGCCGGCTGCGCCAACTGCCACACCGACACCAAGGGCGGCGGCAAGCCGCTGGCGGGCGGCGTCGCGCTCGACACGCCGTTCGGCACGTTCCGCACGCCGAACATCACGCCGGACCGCGAGCACGGCATCGGCGCATGGAGCGACGCCGACTTCATCCGGGCGATGCGCGAGGGCGTGGCGCCCGACGGCAGCCACTACTATCCGGCCTTTCCCTACACCTCCTACACGCGCATGACCGATGCGGACATGCTGGCGATCAAGCGGCACATCTTCGCGATGGAGCCAGCGGCGACGCCGTCGAAGCCGCACAACCTCGGCTTTCCGTTCAATCAGCGCTGGCTGATGTGGGGCTGGAACCTGCTGCACTTCGAGCCGGGACCATACATTCCCGACCCCGACCGATCCGAAGCCTGGAACCGCGGCGCCTATCTGGTGACCGCCGTCGCCCATTGCGGCGAGTGCCATACGCCGCGCGGCGCGCTCGGCAATCTCGACATGTCGCGGTGGCTCGGCGGCAACGTCGACGGACCCGACGGCGAGCGTGTGCCGAACATCACGCCCGACCGGGAGACCGGCATCGGCACATGGTCGGCGAGCGACATCGCCTTCCTGCTCGACGCCGGAATGATGCCGGACGGCGACGTGGTCGGCGGCAGCATGTACCCGGTGATCGAAGACGGCACAGATTCCCTGACCGGGCCCGACCGCGACGCGATCGCCGAATACCTGCTGTCCCTGCCGCCCGTCTCCAATCCGAATGCCAGGGCCACCAAGGCCGAGTAG